GGATGGGGATGGTGGAGCcaccagggatggggatggtggAGCCACCAGAGATGGGGGACAGGGGTGGTGTTAGGGGGACACTGGAGCcaccagggatggggctggtgGAGCCaccaggatggggacaggggtggTGTTAGGGGGACATTGGAGCcaccagggatggggctggtgGAGCCaccaggatggggacaggggtggTGTTAGGGGGACATTGGAGCcaccagggatggggacaggggtggTGGAGGcaccagggatggggatggtggagccaccagggatggggacaggggtggTGTTAGGGGGACACTGGAGCCACCAGAGATGGGGATGGTGGAGCcaccagggatggggacagggatggtgTTATGGGGACACCGGAGCCaccaggatggggacagggatggtgGAGCcaccagggatggggatggtggAGCCaccaggatggggacagggatggtgGAGCcaccagggatggggctggtgGAGGaaccagggatggggctggtgGAGCCaccaggatggggacaggggtggTGTTAGGGGGACATTGGAGCCACCAGGGATGGGGGACAGGGGGTGCCAGAACCGCCAGGGACAGGGGGGACAGTGGTGCcaccagggatggggacaggggccaccagggacagggacaggcgACACTGAGGACACCAGGGATGGGGGACAGGGGCCACCAGGGCCATCAGGACAGGGGTGAGGAAGCCACCAGCCACGGGGCCAGCCTGGGAGACACTGGTGGGGACGGGGAAGGGGACATCTGGGGACACGGGGCCAGACCTTGTCACCCCGTCACGCTGCCGCTGCCCGATGTCCCCCCACGTGGGCAAAGCTGGGGGGGACACGACCCCAGTGtctggcggggggggggggggcatgggaccctgggggggggacacacacccTGGTGTCTGGGGGGGACGGACACCCCGGTGTCtgggggggggtcctggggggaggggggacaccCCGGTGTCTGGGGGGGGTCCTGGGCGGGGACACACCCCGGTGTCCGGCGGGTCCCAGGTGCCCGGGGAGTGCGGGAAAACGCCTCGAACGGGGGAAACCCGcaccgggggaggggggagcccgggggggggggggggggggatgggggggtgggggagggtcCCAGAcatcccccccccacccccaccccgggcgGGGTGTGGCCAGGGGACCCGGCAGCGCTGCCTTTGTCGGGGAAGGGCGGAGGcgggtttcttttttttttttttttttttttttttggggggggggggggagggggggtgtgggaggggaaatcccagccccccccccccgcccctccccctccccggaGGGACCCAGGAgtccgggggggggggatgggggggggtcccagcgTACTCACCCCGGGATGGAGCGGGACCCAGGCGTCCGGGAGGGACCCAggcggcggagggggggggggggggggggggggatgaaaAGCGGCTTTTACCGCGGGGGGggtatggggggtgggggaggggcagggatgACTCGCAGGAACCCGGGCGTCCGGGcgggttccccccccccccctttttgtTATCCGCCCGCTGGGGGCTCAGTGGGACCCAGGCGGCcgaggggggggaggggggaagcggggggggggggggggggggggggggaggggcggggtTAACTCCGAAAAAATCTGCCCGGAACCCacgcgggggtgggggtggggaatgggggAGGGGGAACCCAGGCggccggagggggggggggggcgggacaCACAGGCGTCCGGGGGGGGTCCCCGGGGACCCCCCCaggttggggaggggggggggtcgTCTTTGTGTGCggcaaagggggggggggggggggggggagcggaggGGAGGGGTCTATAGGAGGGGGGAGGGGCTTATTtgggagggggcggggccgccggggTGTTATTGTAGGGTCGCGCACGCGGCGCCACCCAGCGGTCGCCTCGTGTCAGCGCAACCTCCCAGAGATCCCCCCAGATCCCAGGGATCCTGCGCCCCCCCCCGAGATCCCCCACCCGggactccccccccccccctccccccgcttCTTAGTTTTGGGGAGGGGTCTCCCTTCATCCTCCCTCCCTGGATCTCCCAGGATCCCCCAGGGATCTTTTCCAGCGCTGCTCCCCCAGGGCCCCCCAGCCTCTGGGATCCCCTAACATAAACTCCCTGGATCCCCCCGCAAGGTCCCCCTGGATCCCCCCAGATCCTTGCCACCAAGGCAGCTCAGATCCTCCTGGATTCCCCACCCAGGTCTTGTCTTCCCAGGATCTCTTTAATCCCCAGGACTGAACCCTGGATCCCCCCGCCCTTGATTCCAGGATCCCCCCAGCAAGGTCCCCCTTGGATTCTTCCCAGTCCCAGGATTCCCTTTCCCTGGGACCCCCTGGTCCCCCCTTAATCTCCAGGATTCTCCCCCGGGGATTCCCCTTGTCCAGGACTTCCCGTATCCCCCCGGATCTCCAAGATCTACCCCAGCATGCCCATGACTGGGAAGCCCTGGACCCCCATGACACCTCCCAGGATCCCCTCCACTGGGGACCCCCTGGATCCCCCCCCCCGCAGTCCACAGgattttcttccccctgccccccctcaGGATTCTTTCTTCCTGGGAGACCTCTCAGATCCTCCTGGATCCCCCCCCTTGCCCAAGATCCCCCTTCCTGGgaccccccagctgccccctgaCCCCCAGGATTCCCCCACAAGATCCCCACTTCCCAGAAACCCTCAGATCCCCAAGAATCCCCCCTCCCGGGACCCCCAGGTTTTCCCCGgatccccagccccccccccccccaaaggtCCCTCTGGGATCCCCCCTGATTGCTGGGATCCACTGGGTCCCTTTGgcccgggggggtggggtggggctgGCGGCCgccatcccctccccccctaATCGCCGGCTTCCTGGGCCGCCCCGCCCTGACCCGTTTGACCTTGAGGCTCAAAGGGGACCCAGGCGTCGGGGCgcgcccaccccacccccacgGCCACGCCCGCACCCCACCCTGGCTGGGGGCGGCGGCCCCTGACCCCTGACCCCGGGGGGGACCCAGGTGACCCCTGACCCCCCCACCTGAGGGGGACCCAGGTGGCCAAGTGACCCCTGACCCCAGTGGAACCAAGTGTCGAGGTGACCCCTGACCCCGGGGGGACCCAGGTGACCCCTGACCCCAGGAGGGACCCAGGCATCCAGGTGACCCCTGACCCCGGGGGGACCCAGGTGACCCCTGACCCCAGGAGGGACCCAGGCATCCAAGTGACCCTTGAACCCCACCTGAGGGGGACCCAGAGGCCAGGTGACCTCTGACCCCTGACCCCAGTGAAACCAAGTGTCCAGGTGACCTCTGGCCTCACCCTGAGGGGGCCCCAGGTATCCAGATGACCTCTGACCCCGGGGGGACCCAGGTGACCCCTGACTGACCCCTGACCCTCACCCTGGTGGGGGACCCGGATGGCTGGGTGACCCCTGACCCCAGGGGGGGACCCAGACATCCAGGTGACCTTTGGCCCCTGACCCAGGGGGCACAGACATCAAGGTGACCTTTGACCCCGACCCCAAGGGGGGCACAGACACCCAGGTGACCTTTGACCCCTGACCGGGGGGGGCACGTCCAGGTGACCTTTGACCCCGACCCCAGGGGGGCACAGACATCCAGGTGACCTTTGACCCCTGACCGGGGGGCACATCCAGGTGACCTTTGACCCCTGACCCCAGGGGGCACCCAGGCGTCCGGGCGTCCGCCAAGCGGGTCAATCCCGGTGAGTCAGCGGCTGACGCGGGCGgggcccagccccacagccccgcCCCcctggccccgccccccggccccaccCCCTGTGCCCTATTTAGGGCCcgtccccgctgccccccgtccccgtccccacTGCCCCGGCCATGGCCGGTCCCCAGCTGCCCGCGGCCCTcgggctcctgctgctctgcctgtgcctcccaGGTGggactgggacatactgggacatactgggagGGGCACTGGGATAGGCACTGagctcccctgcccacccagggggctggggtggggacTGGGATATACTGGGATGGGCACTGGGATGGAGACTGggctccccttcccacccaaggggctggggtggggacTGGGATAtactgggagggactgggatgGAGACTGGGTTCCCCTTCCCACCCGGGGAGCTGGGGTGGAGACTGGGATAtactgggagggactgggatgGAGACTGGGTTCCCTCTCCTGCCCAGGGGGCTGTTGGACTGGAAGGAACTAGAGGGAACTGGGGAGACTGGGATGAACTGGGATGGAGACTGGGGGGATTGTGGGGAACTGGGATGGAGACCGAGACAGACTGGGGGTGACTGGGAAGGACTGGGATGGATTGGGAGGGACTGGgatgggagctgggagggactGGGGTGGAGACTGAATGGTCTGGGATGAGAACTGGGAGGGACAGGGGTGGCCGGGACAGGGACACTGGGTtactgggatggactgggatggactgggagcCGGGGGGACCCAGGTGCTGCTGACACCTCCCTCTGGCCCAGATGCCTCCGGCCGCTGCGACTCGGGCTCTCGCTTGGTCCCGTTGACGGCCGGGGGTGGATCCCTGCAAGGATCCCGCTGGCTTcctcagcccccagctgggcGGGGATGCAGAGGGATCCTACGGGGGCGGATCGGGATCCTACGGAGGTGGATCAGGATCCTACGGCGGTGGCTCAGGGTCCTCCAGTGATTCAGGATCCTACGGGGGCGGATGGGGATCCTACGGAGGTGGATCAGGATCCTACGGCGGTGGCTCAGGGTCCTCCAGTGATTCAGGATCCTACGGGGGTGGATCAGGATCCTACAGCAACTCGGGAGTATCCCAGGGAGGCGGAAGCTCTTCAGGATCCTATGTGTCACCGGGATCCTCCGGGAGCAAGCCAGGATCCTACGGGAGCAGACCAGGATCCTATGGGGATGGCTCAGGTTCCTTTGTGTCACCAGGATCTGGTGGGCCATCAGGATCCTATGGACTCGGGTCTTACGGGAGTGGATCTGGATCAGGGAGACCCAGCTCATATGGGGGGAAGTGGATCCTATGGTGGACCCAGCTCCTATGGAGGATATGGTATGGGATCCCCTGGAAGTGGATCTGGATCAGGCAGACCTGGATCCCAGGGAGGAATTGGGTCTGGATCAGGCAGACCTGGATCCCAGGGGGGGAGTGGATCTGGATCAGGCAGACCTGGATCCCAGGGGGGAATTGGGTCTGGATCAGGCAGACCTGGATCCCAGGGGGGGAGCGGATCTGGATCAGGCAGACCTGGATCCCAGGGCGGAATTGGGTCCGGATCAGGCAGACCTGGCTCGTCTCAAGGAGGGTCCAGTTTGGGGTCCTCTGGAGCTGGATCGGGATCAGGGAGACCAGGATCCCAAGGAAACAGTGGATCTGGATCCTATGGAGGCGGGTCAGGATCATACGGGGAATCTGGTTCCTATGGAGGATCTGGATCCTATGGAGGATCTGGATCCTATGGAGGTGGGGCAGGATCCTATGGAGGATCCAGTTCAGGATCAGGCAGACCTGGATCCCAGGGGGGCAGCGGATCTGGATCAGGCAGACCTGGATCCCAGGGGGGCAGCGGATCTGGATCAGGCAGACCTGGATCCCAGGGGGGAAGCGGATCTGGATCAGGCAGACCTGGATCCCAGGGGGGCAGCGGATCTGGATCAGGTAGACCTGGATCCCAGGGGGGCAGTGGGTCTGGATCAGGCAGACCTGGCTCCCAGGGGGGCAGTGGATCTCAAGGAGGCAGCGGATCAGGATCCTATGGGGGCTTGAGCTCCTATGGGGACAGTTCAGGATCCTATGGGCTCCCTGTGTCCTATGGGAATGATGCAGGATCCTATGGGGGACCAGGATCCTATGGGGGATCAGGATCCCAGGGGGGTGGATCAGGATCCTATGGAGGATCAGGATCCTATGGGGGTGGACCAGGATCCTATGGAGGATCGGGATCCTATGGGGGTGGATCAGGATCCTATGGAGGACTGGGATCCTATGGAGGTGGATCGGGATCCTATGGGGGTGGATCGGGATCCTATGGAGGCGGATCGGGATCCTATGGAGGATCGGGATCCCATGGGGGTGTCCGGCAGCCCACATACAAGAACCCTGGGATCCCTTTCATACCGG
The sequence above is drawn from the Falco cherrug isolate bFalChe1 chromosome 21 unlocalized genomic scaffold, bFalChe1.pri SUPER_21_unloc_3, whole genome shotgun sequence genome and encodes:
- the LOC129734826 gene encoding uncharacterized protein LOC129734826 produces the protein MWAAGHPHGIPILHRIPIRLHRIPIHPHRIPIHLHRIPVLHRILIHPHRIPILHRILVHPHRILILHRILIHPPGILIPHRILVPHRILHHSHRTQGAHRILNCPHRSSSPHRILIRCLLEIHCPPGSQVCLIQTHCPPGIQVYLIQIRCPPGIQVCLIQIRFPPGIQVCLIQIRCPPGIQVCLIQIRCPPGIQVCLIRTQFRPGIQVCLIQIRSPPGIQVCLIQTQFPPGIQVCLIQIHSPPGIQVCLIQTQFLPGIQVCLIQIHFQGIPYHILHRSWVHHRIHFPPYELGLPDPDPLP